agagagaaggaggaCGGGTGCAAAGGAAGGGAGCATGGGAATTAAGCCTTGGAAACCTCAGCATGGGCGCGTGCACGcgcttgacgcgtccgcgtggatagaGCAACTAGAGGTCgaagccacgagccggcttgcgtagcggctaagccatgattttcatcggcgcgcacgcgtacatcacgcctccgcgcacattacaagatgTCCCGTGGGCGCGCACAcgtaccttgcgcgtgcgcgccgctgttcgaatatgattttttagaaGCACGTGACTTgggcgtggaggcagttaagAATCCCATTTTGGGAAAGtgtcctggcgggaaaagcataaaaagaccaaaggagcaagggttaaacacacttagttcatttttctagattttagatattttgagggatagttagttacactcttggaggaggagagagagatctCAATCTCTCACTAGGGTTCTTCTTCATCCaattttctgaattttcaatcactctttggtgagatccattgcaattctcactttactttgttcatgtcatagattttcttctccaatttcaagtagtggTTGTAATTGCtaaattctcttagatctagaatTTAACTTTGTGGTTTTGGATTTCATCAATACTTTGAGAATTTGATCCTCATTGTTGCTCTTTGATActtgttgttagttccttgtgttgcaatacttttaattctacttttcttctcattttactatggctttctttcttgctcatcaaatgtttgataaaatgtcaacactagttatggagtagaaatttctcacttggcatagggttgggccattagaagaagttgaatagttgtgtcaattgttgatttggaattagggattgctaattgacttggagtgcactaaagctagattcccatgaggtgaagctagaacttgtgactcaagttgattatttttatttgactttcctctatacctagaGGATAACTAAATGAGGCAAGGCCTAGTTGTTATCATCATTGAAAGAACTATAAGGATATAAATTCTAATgtcaaccctaagccaagtcttttaatgattgattgtttgtttcctACTACTTTGCTAAAACTTTCAAAGAATCCTAACAAGGCTttctaatcaataagatgcacactttggcaattccaagggaggacgacttgggagactagtactctcggatatagattgtaggattgtttaGTACGAAATTTaagtgtcgattagactatactcacgatcatatTCATCTTTGAATTCTAATTTTAAATCGGCATGCTAAATTTCGTTTATCAACCGCTGCACACCCAAATCGATGGGTCTGATTGGTGCACCCcggattaaaataaaattctctGCCTCCAGTAATCGGTGGGACCGATTACTGCACTCTTAGCAAACGTCTTCCAGCACCCAcaaatcggtggcaccgatttAATACTCATTAGCCTCTCCCTAGCTcaaatcggtggcaccgatttCATACCCATCAACCTCTCACTCACACAAATCGGTGGGACCGATTCCTCCCTGCTTCAAATCGATGCCTCCGATTTCTTCCCCCAAAATTCCAAAAAAGCAACGCCGTCATAACAGTATAAATCACCCGTAATCATCATATCCCAGTATAACTCACACCCCCAAATCATATCTAAAAAAATCAACCCCTTAATTACAGGCCTTCTGATTTATTCAAGGTTAACATCAAATATATCAAGGATTGATGATGCCATTGAATTTTCAGTTTGCAGCCgcagaaaataaaaatccaagcAGCTATCTTGGATACAAAAGGAATGTAAGGACAAATTATATGCACAtccaatcttttttctttttatattatataaaagttaagactaattttttttataaaaaaaagttaataccAATATTATCATACAATGAAAAGTTCATATTCTACTATTTTATAATTGGTAACTTTTATGTTGTctataatttgatatttaatttttatttaatttatcttttataaaaaaatttgaatatttaataattatttgtttttatattttttaaattaaatattaatttttacttttttttttgtaagctAGACAAACATTTTTAGATATTATAACAATCACTTTTATAATTTTGTCATATAAGCATTATTATAAAAATGTCTATCTTTTTCAGTTTTTCTATCTATAATGTTTCTAAAAACCGTTATAATATCAACGAAAAAAGTTATAATTACATTCATTTTAGTTTTACTCACTAATTACAATCATTAACTCTCACTCAATATCATCATTAACTACATACAATATATTCTCTCTCATTCACTCTTTTTACAACATGGTCACAGGACTCATTCTCTCATACTCACTTCTactcatatttattattatataaatcagTATCTAATCCACTTCacactttttttttcacataatTTTATATCTCTTATTCTATCTTTCCTTCGTTCTTGCCAATATTTTgcacaattatttttataattaaagttTTTTTTAGTTTACTAAATAATTGATTCATCATATATTAGAAGATGAATTTTCTAAAATACTAAAATGTATATTTTtacgatttttttatatttttaaatattatttaattataatgatAATGTTAAAAATATATGGTGTCAtaattcatgaaaaataaaattaaaaagttgaaTGTTATGTTCAGTTATTAAAACATTATACACTCATTTGCATTGTATCTAAAAGTATTATTCTGCAAATTCATGTAAAAtacaatgcaaaaaaaaaaaaaactatgtaaCGGATAACATTATCAAAAATaggtttgatattatttttttctaatttatatatcCATCCATCTAAATTCTGTGCAACGGTCTAAATCTAGTTGAACATAACAGAACAAAGAAATAAGGTGaataaatcatcaagaataagatccaaattcttttactcagcaccatttttcaattattctatcatattttaccttccttttttttttttgttattttggaCTATTCAAAGTTCTCCAACAACTCTATTCAGAACAATCAAAGTGTGACTTTCACACATTCTCTTTCACATTTTAACTTTTGTTGTACTTCTGCttgaatttggatcttctaaattttgaattttcacttaAGAAGGTAAAGTGTAATCTCTCACTCTTGAatggtttctttctcatattTTCTCTTAGTTCTATCTATGAAATAAATAGTGAGCGATCacattttactctctaaaatgaaattcaaaatttagaggatccaaatcccttCTGCTTTATAAAAGTTGCAAACATCTTCATGTGTTACAAACTACTTTTACAAGTTACTAACTAAAACTTAGTTCGGTATATAGACAACTTTTAGTTGTTGTTGATAGAGATTTTCATTTTGATCTGATACCTATCTAATCAAACAGCTACCTCCAATTTTCAACATGCTACCTTGCCTCTACCACTGAGATTGTAACTTCATTTTCAGAACATGTGTTCTGATTACTTGCTAGAAAGCCTTTATTGTAACAATTCCTTTCCACATAAAATGCAGGCTGTTTTGGCTTAGGGAGATTGCTATCACTAGTTAACATTACAACCACAGAAAGCATGTCTGGCCTGTCTTCCGGACTTTGTTGCACACATAATAGAGCAATATGTATGCATCTAAGTATTTCAGTTTCATCAGAAGCGTTGCTTAATGAATCATCAATCAGTTCTAAGTGTCTCTGCTCAACCCACAATCTCCAGCTCTGAAGAAATACAAAAATCAGAACGAATATCTAAGTACATGTTCATTAGTGTGTCATGGACCTCATGTTGAAGAAACTTTGTTGTAATAAAAACATGTCAATCCATATGGTATCACAGTATCATTACTTACATGTCCAAGAAGATTAAGGCTATGATTCGGGTCGCTGAAATCTCTATTCTTCTTGCCGCTTAGTATCTCCAGTGCCAAAACTCCAAAGCTAAAGACATCTGACTTCACAGAAAATTTCCCATGAACTGCATACTCAGGAGGCATATAACCACTGCAAAACATTATTTTAATATAGAAAATCAATAACCTCTCAAACATCAGAAAGCACCAACAAGGATGTAAGATATCTGCAAACAGCACTCTTACTATGTCCCAACTATCCGATTAGTTTTCGCCTCAGTTTGATCTCCCCCAAAGGCCTTCGCAAGCCCAAAGTCAGAGATTTTTGGATTCATATTGGCATCTAGAAGAATATTGCTAGCTTTGAGGTCCCTGTGAATAATCCTCATTCTAGAGTCTTGATGAAGATAAAGAAGCCCACGAGCAATGCCAACAATAATATGCATGCGTGTTGGCCAATCTAGTAATTTTCTCCTTGTTTGGTCTAAATGGTTCAATTCACTTTCAAAGTCAGTGCACACCATAACAGGCTATAAACTCAAATGGAAACTATAAATAAAAGATGGCTCATACCAAATATAAAGGAGTCCAAGCTTTTGTTAGGCACATATTCATATACTAACATTTTCTCTTCCTCCTCAAGACAACAACCAAAAAGCTTAACAAGATTACGGTGCTGAAGCTTAGCAATTGTATTGACTTCATTTCTCAATTCATTTAGTCCTTGGCCAGAATTTATGGAGAGCCTCTTCACAGCTATTTCTTGTCCATCAATTAATGTGCCCTGAAAAGTGAAAACAATAACATCCATATTGAATTTGTACTTTGTGAAATGGGATAGTTGATCATCTTAACATTATTATATTACCTTGTAAACAGGGCCAAATCCACCTTCTCCCACCTTGTTATCACTAGAAAAGTTGGCTGTTGCATTAACTATAGTTTGAAAATCAAATGTTGGCCAGTCCACCTCTTCCTTTCTTTGTCCACATCTGTAATCCTGGTTGTGAACTTTCTCTGCCACTCCAAATTCAGAGGACAGAAGTAAAGAAAGGAACAAAATGGCCTCAGACTGATACTATAAACGTAATCAGTTATCAACTTATTCTAATTTACCTCTCTTTCTTCTGCTGTCACTTTGTTTATAGGTTAAGTGTCCCAGAAAGAGGAAGATAATCATGACCAAAACACCACATATAATTATGATACCCACTAGTCTTTTGTCTTTGTTGGATCGCTCCATTTTCTTTACACTATCTGTGAAATTTAGAACATAATCAGAAGGGATTTTAAAGAACTTTGATGACATTATAATTATCTATACATTTCAATATTACTTCAATACAAATAAAAACTCTAAGATAACTTTATGACcagataattgatttttttatttgttggaATCTTGGATGCATATGCTGATAAACATAgaatttctttttcatcattccttcaacacataatacataaggcagaaaATGAAGCTGGGTAATGTTTGAATTGTTTTGAACTTTAGAACTACCAAAGATATCTAATTAAATGACAACCAACAGAAActaaataaacagtaaaataaaaattaccaatGTCTGAAGCAGCTAGCCTTACATAAAGGTCTTGACCACGCTCGCTATATTGGATTATATCCACCAGTTCGACAAACCAAAGCAAGCAACCACTTCCATCAACATATAAGTTTGCATATGCAGTACACGAACATTTACTTAAGCACAATTGACCACATTCTTTAAGATTCAAGGTTTCACTGAAAAATGATGAGGAGGTATTAGGCAATTTAACTCCTGTGTACCTCAAGAAGCCATCATCATGGCAATTCAAGTTCGTCCTGCGTTCACATCCAGTAAACCAGTTCCCATTATTCCAATCTTTTGGAGACTTAGGACTGAACCCGGTCAAGCATCCACAAATAGGGAAGTTATTGTTATTGCAGACGGCATTAGCACCACACCATGCATAATGTTGGCACTGATTTGACAGAGATGTTGAGGAGAGTGCCCAATTCTGGATCCGATTGATCCATACGAATCGCTGCATGTTGCCTGATGGATGCAGTACATCTCTTGACAACATAGACAACCCAGAACTCTTCCTGAGTTGGTAACCCACATAAACTTCACTTTCACTATATGTGAATTGAAAGACCAGTGATGCTTCTGACCTTGCTGGATTTCCTGTCAACTCAAGACCATTCCACGATCCAAATCGTGACACTATAGTGGTTCCTTTTCTTATAACCACCTGTGGCCAACCATGAGTATCAAGATGAATTGAGTACTTACCAGGGGCAGGGTCATCTTTACTCTTCCAAGATGTTAAGAATGTCTCCAAACCAGTAACTAGGTTCTTCCCAATCTTCATTCCAGGCATATATGTGTCACAAGGATAATCAAAACTCTGCCACAAATAGGATTCTGTGGTTCTACCATTAGAGGCTCTCACCACAAGATTCCCTGATTCCAGAAGCTGTGCAAATGCATCTTCTGCAGTTGCATATGCATTTGATGACCAAACAATATTACCTGTGATATTAATAAGGTTAAGGATACCCCCCTTAGTGATCCTGAGAATTCCTGAACCATCTCTAATAGGAGCTTCTCTATTTGCAACCCATATAGGAGTTCTAGGTGAAGCCACGTACCATATTCCCAAATACCGGTTTCTGGAGTTACCAGGGCTGAAGAATCCCAGTTCAAAGGTCCCTCTTGCGGAAACTAACTTGTCACCATCTTTGATGAGTTTATGTGTAGTAAGAATGTCTAGAGCTGAGAAGCTTGATAAGAATGAAGCGAAAAGAGAAGTCACAAAAAGGGACACAAGGCTTCTCATGGTTTTGCTTAAAGGGCAGGTACTGGGTAGTctaaatttgattgaaaaatcaTAGTTAATAATATAAACGGTGATACCATAAAACGATTGCTCCAAGCTGCAAGGTCCATTAAATCTGGAAGCGCTATTGAGGAATTTGTCTCTTTCTCGGGACATCATTTGCTTGGTCACAGATGCAATCGCAATCAAACCAACTGACTCTAACTTTGAACTTTCATATTTGGCTCTGACACGTGACATCCCAAAGCCGAAAAGTAAAACACATGCTTGTGGCAAATTCAATGTTGTTATGACTCATGAAAGTAACAATTTAACATAACATTATCCACTGGTGTCTTGTTCTGAATTAAAAAGGTTGATAAgctcattttaatattttataatgaaaataaattgctaaaaaaaacataatcaaTCAAGCATACACGTAACGTTAAAGTTTTCCAACCAGTGATTTGaataaaccaaaaccaaaagaaaagggaaagaaggaCACGGTATTTAATATTTACTATTTAGTGTTGAATTCAAATGCACACTTTCTTTTCCAAAGGCTCAGTATTAATAAAAGAATGTAAGctatagtttattagttttactCTGAAAAGTCACCATGCTTTGTTAGTAGGAGAGCATGACCGCCGCCGAAGGATCATGTTCCAATCGCTAATGATTCCGCCAACAAGAAATTTCAAAGGCTATCAACTATCAAGCATAGTGCTTTGATACCGTAGAATGCAAACCAAGTAAcgatgataaataaaaaataaaaactgtgGAAACTTCTATTTGTAAACTCGTATGTGCAGTTAGAGTTAACTTGGTTGTGCAGATAACTCTCTTATACATAAGAGGAATTACAGCGTGTAGTTATTTCAACAAGGAATATATTTTCGAGTTGAAATTCGCAATTTACCTATCAGATGCTGATAAAACATATAAGACATTGCTGTGTCATTTCTATCATAGTTGCAAACTAGTAAAAATGGCATCCTATTTTTACTGATTCAATACAGCAAGGGTAAAGATCAAACATGCCCttgagaaaatttaaatataaaagcaTCTTATTACAATTTCCTAAATATTGCCTTTTCAAAACATCGCATCCCCTGCAGACTGAAATCACAACTACATAAAGTTGGGTGGAACAAAGCTACATTAAAACAAACATCTAATTCATGAGAAAACAGCCGCAAGCatattaatgcacatggtaagTATAACAAAATTATGAATTGTAAAGAATTTCAATCAGAATGAAGATTGCTATTGGTTTTTAAGTGCATTCATTTTCTCCCTCAGGTAGTAGAGTTTGGCCCTCCTGACTCTCTTCTTGTCTAGCACTTTTATCTCCTTTATATTTGGTGAATACCTACACATATTGGATATGTATTAGGCACTGACTATTAATATGACTATTTGCCATTAAAACAAGCACAACCAATAAAGAAGTAGAAGATAGCAAACAACAGTCCTCCTCCACCTATGGCCTCCTCAAAAcccaaaataaaagtaatccatatAGCATATGACACTATGACAGGCTGAAAAGGAGGATTACTAAATATCACTAACAGTAGAATACAATTTACATCATGCTCTGAACTGTCACTGTCCACTCAACACCATGGTTCTTTAGTGTTACTATAGCACTCTATAACTGCTTTGGTTACATGCAATTCCAGGATCTACGCAAGAGCACACAAGGAACAGCCAAAGTTTATATGACAATCACAAACCCTTTTCATAAAGTGATATAACTAGAATATCAAATAACACTGATGGTTCATCAACCTATGGTCAGTTCTTAGTGGAGCCATGTTTTTGTTATCTTTCATTTTTTATGACGAAGCACAAAGCAATTTACCAAGTCAAAAGAGCTTGTCTGCAATGAGATCAATTTATAAATTGGGAAATTCATACTTACAGCGGGAATAGAGATTCGATCCCAACACCAGCCACCAGCCTTCTAATTCTAAATGTAGTGTTAAGACCAGCATTACGCCTTGCAATAACAATGCCTTTAATGATAGAAACACGCCTCTTGTTCTCAGGTACTTCCTGTTATATCAAATGTAGAAGTGCATACAAATCATGTTAATACAATGAACAAAATACAAGCACTGCACAAATATAGATAATTCTTCAAACAAACCTATCATACCACTTTGAGCTCCACAATATAACCAGGCTTTATGTCAGGGATCTCTCTCTGCGCTCTCACCTCCTCTACTGCCTCCTTGTTTAAAATCTATGTAACATAAAACCAACAAATTTCACAATgagaaaaatagaaattaaattcttCTTGCTTAAAATAATACAAAGTAGTCACATGCCTGCATAATGTGCCTGCCAGTTTTATCTAATCTCTTAAATTTGATGCGAGGAGGCACATCTGGCACAGGATTGGGAATATCTTCAGAAAAACCAATAGAATCTGTCGCTGTTGACATAAACCTGCTGGAAAAAGAAGGTCCAAACATAGCAGTCTGCTGAAACGAAGCCAGTCCAGAATTCCGGAGTTCAGACACAAAACCATTATTGGACTCGAAACTTGTTAATGCCTCAGACCGAGATAATCCCCTAATCTGCGCAGGAAAACACATGAGCATTCAGCCATATGAGCTCGTATCCCATAAGGACAACACCTAAAATCCAAGAACACACTTCCAATGCGAAAGACGGAATAACAGAAGCATGAAACATCATAACACTTCAGGTAGGgggaacatttaaaaaaaaaaagaggaaacaaAACTCGCTCGTTAAGATTATAAGCTGACTAAAACACCAAAGAAGCTAATTCCAAGTTCAAAGAACTGTTTTGTTATTCAATCAGCCATGAGTAAAAAAAGCAGGATTTAACAGAGCATATTAGCATAACCGAGTTTAATCACATTTCAGGATTATAATAAATCGAATGGTATTTATAGTGTTAACTTTATGTTATATCATATAATTCTAAATCTATAACGATTCGAACATATAAAAGCTGAAATCACATTTCGAATCTTAGCTCAACCTACAAGTTCATCACCGAAACCATTATAAGTCTAATGTTACATACAAAAAGGTAAATTAAAAAGCATGATAATAAAATTCAAGCACGAAAAGCGAAAGGAAAATGAGTAAAATGAAGAGGTAGTTACAGCGATgggagaaaaaggagaagaagagaatggGCGAGAAGTGGTGGGAGGATGAAATTCCTGCGGAGAACGAAGGAGGGTTGATCGGAGCAGAGAGGAGAAGAGCCTGCGGGAAGCCATGTCGATGCAGAGTGATCGAAGGAGAAAGCCCACAAAGGATTAGGGTTTATGGCCTGCGCACGTGTGCCATTTTCGGGTTCACACGCTTAGCATTTGAACATCTGTGGTTAATGACCATTGTGTCCCTgaaattaactaattaactaactattaTTTCAGATTATgaaatatttgataatttgatTACTCACGATTTTAATTTGAAAGATATAAAAAAGCATAACTTTTAATTTGTTTcttgttaatttatatattttagagtaaagtatcgtttttgtcccgaCGTTTAAGGTAAGTCTCAAAATTGTTCCTAACATTTCAATCGTTCTATTTAaattcctaacgtttcaaaatttaCTCAATGTTGTCTTGTCGTTAGatatctgttaacagaattgacggcgggacaaaattgagacgattttgaaacgttatggacaaaaacgatacataaaaataaattttaatttaattttatctttcaatgatattaattttttactatacatagtattcaattattttttaattacatctaaataaattacacttaatcagttaatcacattactttcattttaaataaatttattttttttataattttaaagaattttgatatattagagacaaaaggcataatttatattttattgtatatatattatttttttcttttctacaagtttatatactagtcattctacaaacatttcatgataactaaaaatctttaaaaataaaattataaaaaatttaatttatttaaaatgaaagtaatatgattacgtctaatttacttagatgtgattaaaaaataattgaatactatgtatagtaaaaaattgatattattgaatgacaaaattaaaatttatttctatgtatcatttttgtctcaaCGTTTTCATcatatttaagttcctaacgttttaaaatcgtctcaattttgtcccgccgttaaTTCTGTTAAGGATCCCTAATGAcaagacaacattgagt
This region of Arachis hypogaea cultivar Tifrunner chromosome 8, arahy.Tifrunner.gnm2.J5K5, whole genome shotgun sequence genomic DNA includes:
- the LOC112707324 gene encoding G-type lectin S-receptor-like serine/threonine-protein kinase At4g27290 isoform X2, translating into MSRVRAKYESSKLESVGLIAIASVTKQMMSRERDKFLNSASRFNGPCSLEQSFYGITVYIINYDFSIKFRLPSTCPLSKTMRSLVSLFVTSLFASFLSSFSALDILTTHKLIKDGDKLVSARGTFELGFFSPGNSRNRYLGIWYVASPRTPIWVANREAPIRDGSGILRITKGGILNLINITGNIVWSSNAYATAEDAFAQLLESGNLVVRASNGRTTESYLWQSFDYPCDTYMPGMKIGKNLVTGLETFLTSWKSKDDPAPGKYSIHLDTHGWPQVVIRKGTTIVSRFGSWNGLELTGNPARSEASLVFQFTYSESEVYVGYQLRKSSGLSMLSRDVLHPSGNMQRFVWINRIQNWALSSTSLSNQCQHYAWCGANAVCNNNNFPICGCLTGFSPKSPKDWNNGNWFTGCERRTNLNCHDDGFLRYTGVKLPNTSSSFFSETLNLKECGQLCLSKCSCTAYANLYVDGSGCLLWFVELVDIIQYSERGQDLYVRLAASDIDSVKKMERSNKDKRLVGIIIICGVLVMIIFLFLGHLTYKQSDSRRKREKVHNQDYRCGQRKEEVDWPTFDFQTIVNATANFSSDNKVGEGGFGPVYKGTLIDGQEIAVKRLSINSGQGLNELRNEVNTIAKLQHRNLVKLFGCCLEEEEKMLVYEYVPNKSLDSFIFDQTRRKLLDWPTRMHIIVGIARGLLYLHQDSRMRIIHRDLKASNILLDANMNPKISDFGLAKAFGGDQTEAKTNRIVGTYGYMPPEYAVHGKFSVKSDVFSFGVLALEILSGKKNRDFSDPNHSLNLLGHSWRLWVEQRHLELIDDSLSNASDETEILRCIHIALLCVQQSPEDRPDMLSVVVMLTSDSNLPKPKQPAFYVERNCYNKGFLASNQNTCSENEVTISVVEAR
- the LOC112707324 gene encoding G-type lectin S-receptor-like serine/threonine-protein kinase At4g27290 isoform X1, which gives rise to MSRVRAKYESSKLESVGLIAIASVTKQMMSRERDKFLNSASRFNGPCSLEQSFYGITVYIINYDFSIKFRLPSTCPLSKTMRSLVSLFVTSLFASFLSSFSALDILTTHKLIKDGDKLVSARGTFELGFFSPGNSRNRYLGIWYVASPRTPIWVANREAPIRDGSGILRITKGGILNLINITGNIVWSSNAYATAEDAFAQLLESGNLVVRASNGRTTESYLWQSFDYPCDTYMPGMKIGKNLVTGLETFLTSWKSKDDPAPGKYSIHLDTHGWPQVVIRKGTTIVSRFGSWNGLELTGNPARSEASLVFQFTYSESEVYVGYQLRKSSGLSMLSRDVLHPSGNMQRFVWINRIQNWALSSTSLSNQCQHYAWCGANAVCNNNNFPICGCLTGFSPKSPKDWNNGNWFTGCERRTNLNCHDDGFLRYTGVKLPNTSSSFFSETLNLKECGQLCLSKCSCTAYANLYVDGSGCLLWFVELVDIIQYSERGQDLYVRLAASDIDSVKKMERSNKDKRLVGIIIICGVLVMIIFLFLGHLTYKQSDSRRKRVAEKVHNQDYRCGQRKEEVDWPTFDFQTIVNATANFSSDNKVGEGGFGPVYKGTLIDGQEIAVKRLSINSGQGLNELRNEVNTIAKLQHRNLVKLFGCCLEEEEKMLVYEYVPNKSLDSFIFDQTRRKLLDWPTRMHIIVGIARGLLYLHQDSRMRIIHRDLKASNILLDANMNPKISDFGLAKAFGGDQTEAKTNRIVGTYGYMPPEYAVHGKFSVKSDVFSFGVLALEILSGKKNRDFSDPNHSLNLLGHSWRLWVEQRHLELIDDSLSNASDETEILRCIHIALLCVQQSPEDRPDMLSVVVMLTSDSNLPKPKQPAFYVERNCYNKGFLASNQNTCSENEVTISVVEAR
- the LOC112707329 gene encoding large ribosomal subunit protein bL19cz, which translates into the protein MASRRLFSSLLRSTLLRSPQEFHPPTTSRPFSSSPFSPIAIRGLSRSEALTSFESNNGFVSELRNSGLASFQQTAMFGPSFSSRFMSTATDSIGFSEDIPNPVPDVPPRIKFKRLDKTGRHIMQILNKEAVEEVRAQREIPDIKPGYIVELKVEVPENKRRVSIIKGIVIARRNAGLNTTFRIRRLVAGVGIESLFPLYSPNIKEIKVLDKKRVRRAKLYYLREKMNALKNQ